The following DNA comes from Peribacillus sp. FSL E2-0218.
AATGGCTGTGCCCGTCATGCACTTGGAGAAATCGGTTTTATCGGAAAAGCGCCTGGCAAGTACAATATGTATCTCGGTGCCGCATTCGATGGGAGCCGGCTAAGCAAGATGTACCGTGAAAATATCGGGGAAGCAGAAATTTTGAACGAGCTGCAGGTCCTGCTTTCACGATTTGCAAAAGAACGGACGGAAGGAGAGCATTTCGGTGACTTTGTCATCCGGGCCGGAATCGTTAAAGAAGTGACGGATGGTACGAATTTTCATGATTGATCCTTACAACAAAAACGAGACGGGAATGGCTTCCTGTCTCGTTTTTTGCGCTTGTCTTCATTCCGAAACCCCGGTTTGGAGGATGTCAGCTTTCGATTCTATACGAATGTCCATATTCGGATAAATGCTTTTCCATCGCTCATACGTCATTTTTTTATTTTTGGCGTGGAATTTTTCCTTTAAGCCAATCGGGTCGATGTTGCGTTTCTGAAAATCTTTAATAAGCCTGGTGGCCTGCTTCGTTAAGTCAGCTTCCATATCCTGTTCGATTTTTTTGATCATTTTTCGATTGGTAAGATTGTCACTTCTCATCGACTCTTTAATTTGCCCTTTTATTTTTAGCTTTATCGTCATCGATGGATGGCTCTCTGAGTCTGATATATGATAACTCGTGCCGCTTCTGATACTTTCCACTACAATATCGCTCTTATTCTTATCATCTAATTTGAATTTGTATATTCCTCTTCGATGGGATTGGACTAAAGTTTTGAAGACGAACATATCTCTTGAATGCACTTTGCTGACAATTTTATTTTCATGAAACAGGGCGACACCGGAAACAGACAAGTCATTTCCACGTTTTTTTATGATAGGGAGATAGGCATCACCGCCATTTTCCAAGGAATTCCCCAAGAAAAGGTGGAGGTTGGTGTCCGGTCCGTTACCTGTTTCATTTTGCTGATTGATAAGGTTCGATAAAAAAATTCCGATATTCACATTTGAATTCGATGGTTTTGTATGGATGACATCCTTGACCTTACCTTCGACGATGACGAGAAGAACCCTGTTACCGAGCTGGGGCTCACGGTAAAGATAATCCGTCAGTTCTGTCATCCCGATTTTATGAACGATTTTTTCACTGAATAAAACGATGCGAGTCTGTCCGAGTAGCACCGTTTTATCTGCTTTTTTTGAAACGGCAGCCTGCACATCACTTGTCGTTGATGAAGTCCCGGATAAGATTTGGTATTTACCCATTTTATCTTGTTGAAAGATAGGGATGACGAACATTCCTTCAACCTTATCATCCTTGATCATATCGTACCCGATGGCCTGGGCCATATTCACCTCGTCAACCACTCGTGGCTGGGCGCAGCTGCATAGAATCACAAAAGCCAAAATGACAGGAAGTAATTTTCTCATATACGATTCCTCTTTTTCTTAATATAGATGATGACCAAAAGAAGAGGCAGGTAGGAAACAAGGAAAATCACGCCGTAGGGATTGATGATCCGCGCCAATATATTAAGCGAATCGATATCAAAAAAGAAAATGTTGATCATCAGGATAATAAGCGACATCCCCCATAATGGATATTTTTGCTGGACATTGAATAATCGCTTGAACCCCCTGCTGGCAGCCCATAAGGAGATGGTCATATTAGGTATGATGACGATGGCCCACCAAGAAACATCTATATATTCAAAACGTTGAATAAAGGACAATTCAACGATGCTTGTCATGGAGAGGGTCGGCCATATGGTCATGACTAACTGCTTCTGCGAATAAAAAACGAGCGAAACCAGATAAATGAACAGGGTGGTCAATGTGGTCGACAAAGCGCCTCCATGAGCGTATTTTTGAGAAGACTTTGCGTCCCTGATGAAAGGGTAGAACATCAGGATCAGTTCAAATCCAATCATGGTTAAGGAAACATTTCTCGTTCCTTTCCATATATCCAAAATCGAGTGATCGAAAATGGGCAGTAAATTGGTGAATTCAGAGTATTTCATGGCATAGAAGAGAAAGAATAAAAGCCCAAAGGTCATGGTGGCGCTTAAAAAGGCTATGCCCGTAATCGTTCGGAAGCCTCCAGTATTGATATAGTAAATCAAGACCAGGAAGACCAGCGAAAAAGACCAGGCAGGAACCTCTTCAAACATCCATACATGTATGACCTGAATATAGCTGATCATGACCGTCAAGCTGAGAATCAAAAAATAAAGGATGAAAAGCAGGCTGAAGAAGTTTCCCATCCATTTCCCGAATGCCTGATAATTGACAGTCAGGATATCTCCTGGCACAATGCTGAAAATCTTATAAATCACCCATATCAGCAAATGGACAATCAATCCCGCCAGTATTATCGATATCCAGCCATCCGTACCAGTGGATTTTGCTAAAACTCGTTGGAAGCTGAGCACACCAATTCCGGTTTGCATGGCATGCACTAAAAAAAACACATAAAAAGGCTGCACCTTGTCCTTTTCGTTAACACCAGCTGGGTTCATATAGGTTCCTCATTACGATCATTCATTAAAATCATTTTTTTTGATGATTTTCTGTTTCGGCTTTGATTGCCTCGCTGTATTTTCTGTTCGTAAATTGATGGGTCGCGATTTAAAAAGATTAAAGGGGAGCCGCACGAAGCTATCTTTCCAATCCTTTAAGTGGAACGGATAGATAGGCTCAAGGTACGGGTGCCCCATCGATGTCAGCTTAATAAGATGTGTCATTAAGAACACGGCCGAAATGGTAATTCCGAGCAGCCCCCAGATCTGGGCCCCGATCAAAAAGGGAAACCGCAGTAACCGGATGGCATTGCCCATTTTATAAATGGGGGTGACAAACGATGCCAGAGCGGACAAGGCAACGATGATCAACAAGATATTACTCGTCAGCCCCGCTACAACAGCAGCCTGTCCGATTACGATACCGCCGACGATACCCAATGTCTGACCAACCTTTGTCGGAAGCCTGGCAGCGGCCTCCCGCAGTAACTCAATCGAGATCTCCAAGAATAACGCTTCAATCAAAGGCTGGAAGGGGATCAAGTTTCTTGAAGTGACGATCGTTTCCAAAAGATCTTTAGGAATCAGTTCATAATGGTAAGTCAGGACAGCTACATATAGCGGCGTTGCGAATATCGAAAAAATGACCGCGAAAATCCTTAATAAACGAAATGCCGATGCTGGCACCCATGGCATGTTATAATCTTCCATCGTAATGAAGTACTCCAACAAAATGGTTGGGGCAATCAAGGCGGAAGATGACCGATCAACGATCATCGCTACTTTTCCTTCAGCCAAAGCACTGGCGATGCGGTCGGGCCTTTCCGTGTATAGAAAAAGGGGGAATAATGTACTTGTATCATCATAAAGCATTTGCGCCAGATGGGAGCCATCCAAGATTTCATCAAAATCTATTTCATTGATGCGCTGGATGACGGTTTCGACATTTTCATTGTCAACGATGCCATCAATGGACAAGACAGCCACTTTTGTTTTAGATAAGCTGCCCACGGTCAATTCAGTCACCTGCAAGCTTGGTACGGGAAGCCTTTTCCTTACAAGATTCAGATTGATATCGATATCCTCGACAAAAGCTTCCTGGGGACTTATGATCCCAAATTCAAGTTCCGGTTTATCAACCTGCCGCCCATGTTGGGCAACCACATTTATTAACAAACACTCATCAAGGTTTGCATCTAGCCTAATCGCGATATGCCCTCTCATGATTCGCTCTTCCACCACAATCTTCGTACTGGTGATGAGCGTGTCCTCGATTGGAATACTATCTCTCAATTTCTCCAAACTGATTTGTTCCAAGGTTGGTATCACTGACAGTACACTTTTGTGAAGCTCCTGTGCATCAATTAATGAACGATAATACGATACCCAATAACCTACGTCATTATATGAGCCTTGATGGTTTATAAAATCATAGGATGTAGAAAAGGAAATAAATAGTTCGCGTATTTCGGAATTTTTATTGATGCCGTCATCGTTATCCTTTTGTTGTGAGCTGCTTTGTCTGGATTTCCTGCGGTTAAACAATGTTCTCACCTCTTAACTCAAGCTTATGATGGTTAGCATTTGCAATTAAATGACAGATTAACCATTTTAGATTGTCGTTCAATCATTTTCACGAAAGAGAAAACGGTCTGGCAAGGAATAGGAAGCATCTATCCCGCCCCTCCCGAAAGTCATTCTCCAGTCGAATAAAAAATTGAAAAAAGAGGAAACTAAAAAAAATATACTCACTTTACAAAGGAGTTCACAATGGAAAGTAAATCCTTGCATATAAAATTGGATCAAACCCAGGAAAAATTGAAATCCATATTGGATATGCAGGATGATGTGGTTTTTAAAGAATTGTACATTCCCGGTTATGATCGCTCCGGAATATTCGTATTTGTCAATGGGACGATGGATTATCCAGCCTTCAATGAAATCGTCCTTGGTTTATCATCTGCCCAGATTGAAAAGAGCCATTCCGTTTCAGTCGAGCAATTGGTCATTTCCAAGATCTGTTCGGTAAAGGACGATGAAATTGAAACCTATGAAAAAGCCAAGGAGCATATTTTTGACGGGAAAACGCTCTTATTTATAGATGGAATAGCAAAGGGCTATGTCTTGAACCTCGAAAGAGAAAAAACACGCAATTTCACGGAACCTTCAACAGAGAGGGTTGTACGGGGCCCGAAGATGGGCTTTATCGAAAGCCTAAAGGAAAATATCGGGTTGATCAGGCAATATTCAAGCCATCCCAATCTCATTATCAAGCAACAAAAGGTAGGGACGTTGGAAAAACGTGAATTGGCGCTGATATATTATGAGGGAAAAGCAAGCGATAGATTAATAAAAGAAGTGAATAAACGGATAGATGGCGTGAAGGAAACGGACCTTCAGGATACAGGGATGCTGGAGGAATTAATCGAAG
Coding sequences within:
- a CDS encoding Ger(x)C family spore germination protein, giving the protein MRKLLPVILAFVILCSCAQPRVVDEVNMAQAIGYDMIKDDKVEGMFVIPIFQQDKMGKYQILSGTSSTTSDVQAAVSKKADKTVLLGQTRIVLFSEKIVHKIGMTELTDYLYREPQLGNRVLLVIVEGKVKDVIHTKPSNSNVNIGIFLSNLINQQNETGNGPDTNLHLFLGNSLENGGDAYLPIIKKRGNDLSVSGVALFHENKIVSKVHSRDMFVFKTLVQSHRRGIYKFKLDDKNKSDIVVESIRSGTSYHISDSESHPSMTIKLKIKGQIKESMRSDNLTNRKMIKKIEQDMEADLTKQATRLIKDFQKRNIDPIGLKEKFHAKNKKMTYERWKSIYPNMDIRIESKADILQTGVSE
- a CDS encoding GerAB/ArcD/ProY family transporter, which encodes MNPAGVNEKDKVQPFYVFFLVHAMQTGIGVLSFQRVLAKSTGTDGWISIILAGLIVHLLIWVIYKIFSIVPGDILTVNYQAFGKWMGNFFSLLFILYFLILSLTVMISYIQVIHVWMFEEVPAWSFSLVFLVLIYYINTGGFRTITGIAFLSATMTFGLLFFLFYAMKYSEFTNLLPIFDHSILDIWKGTRNVSLTMIGFELILMFYPFIRDAKSSQKYAHGGALSTTLTTLFIYLVSLVFYSQKQLVMTIWPTLSMTSIVELSFIQRFEYIDVSWWAIVIIPNMTISLWAASRGFKRLFNVQQKYPLWGMSLIILMINIFFFDIDSLNILARIINPYGVIFLVSYLPLLLVIIYIKKKRNRI
- a CDS encoding spore germination protein, with amino-acid sequence MFNRRKSRQSSSQQKDNDDGINKNSEIRELFISFSTSYDFINHQGSYNDVGYWVSYYRSLIDAQELHKSVLSVIPTLEQISLEKLRDSIPIEDTLITSTKIVVEERIMRGHIAIRLDANLDECLLINVVAQHGRQVDKPELEFGIISPQEAFVEDIDINLNLVRKRLPVPSLQVTELTVGSLSKTKVAVLSIDGIVDNENVETVIQRINEIDFDEILDGSHLAQMLYDDTSTLFPLFLYTERPDRIASALAEGKVAMIVDRSSSALIAPTILLEYFITMEDYNMPWVPASAFRLLRIFAVIFSIFATPLYVAVLTYHYELIPKDLLETIVTSRNLIPFQPLIEALFLEISIELLREAAARLPTKVGQTLGIVGGIVIGQAAVVAGLTSNILLIIVALSALASFVTPIYKMGNAIRLLRFPFLIGAQIWGLLGITISAVFLMTHLIKLTSMGHPYLEPIYPFHLKDWKDSFVRLPFNLFKSRPINLRTENTARQSKPKQKIIKKNDFNE